Proteins co-encoded in one Oculatellaceae cyanobacterium genomic window:
- the pds gene encoding 15-cis-phytoene desaturase — MRVAIAGAGLAGLSCAKYLTDAGHTPIIYERRDVLGGKVAAWQDADGDWYETGLHIFFGAYPNMLQLFKELGIEDRLQWKEHTMIFNQPEAPGTYSRFDFPDLPAPINGILAILGNNDMLTWPEKIRFGIGLIPAMIQGQKYVEEMDKYSWSEWLKKQNIPPRVEKEVFIAMSKALNFINPDEISATILLTALNRFLQEKNGSKMAFLDGAPTERLCQPMVDYITERGGEVKLNAPIKEFLLNPDGTVRGFLLRGTNGTADEVITADAYVSAMPVDPLKVMLPEPWKQMEYFQKLEGLEGVPVINVHLWFDRKLTQIDHLLFSRSPLLSVYADMSNACRGYANPDCSMLELVLAPAKDWISKSDQEIVDVTLAELEKLFPDHFGGEQPANLLKSHVVKTPRSVYKATPGRQQYRPDQKSPIANFFLTGDYTMQRYLASMEGAVLSGKLTAQAIVSSQESGVRIEELDINTQNSEVQLA; from the coding sequence ATGCGAGTTGCGATCGCTGGGGCAGGTCTAGCTGGGCTTTCTTGTGCCAAATACTTAACTGATGCTGGTCATACCCCCATTATCTATGAACGTCGAGACGTTTTGGGGGGTAAGGTTGCTGCTTGGCAAGATGCCGACGGCGACTGGTACGAAACTGGTTTGCATATATTTTTTGGGGCTTACCCCAATATGTTGCAGTTATTTAAGGAATTAGGGATTGAAGATCGATTGCAGTGGAAAGAACACACGATGATCTTTAACCAACCGGAAGCACCTGGGACTTACTCTCGGTTCGATTTCCCTGATTTACCAGCACCAATCAATGGGATTCTGGCAATTCTGGGTAACAATGATATGCTCACTTGGCCAGAGAAAATTCGTTTTGGAATTGGTTTAATTCCAGCGATGATTCAAGGGCAAAAGTATGTTGAAGAAATGGATAAATACTCATGGTCGGAGTGGCTTAAAAAGCAAAACATCCCCCCAAGGGTAGAAAAAGAAGTGTTTATTGCTATGTCAAAGGCACTAAACTTCATCAATCCTGATGAGATTTCTGCAACTATTTTGCTCACAGCCCTAAATCGCTTCCTGCAAGAAAAAAATGGCTCTAAAATGGCATTTCTTGATGGTGCGCCGACGGAACGGTTGTGTCAACCGATGGTAGATTACATTACCGAACGTGGTGGGGAAGTAAAGTTGAATGCTCCTATTAAAGAGTTTTTGCTTAACCCAGATGGAACTGTGCGCGGGTTTTTACTACGGGGGACAAATGGTACAGCAGATGAAGTGATTACTGCGGATGCGTATGTCTCTGCGATGCCTGTTGACCCTTTGAAAGTAATGTTACCTGAACCGTGGAAGCAGATGGAGTATTTCCAAAAGCTAGAAGGCTTAGAGGGAGTACCTGTAATTAATGTGCATCTGTGGTTTGACCGCAAGCTAACGCAAATTGACCATTTGTTATTTTCGAGATCGCCTCTTTTAAGCGTCTATGCTGATATGAGCAATGCCTGCCGAGGCTATGCTAATCCTGATTGTTCAATGCTGGAATTGGTACTAGCACCAGCAAAAGATTGGATTAGTAAATCTGACCAAGAAATTGTAGACGTGACACTGGCAGAATTAGAAAAACTATTTCCTGACCATTTTGGCGGGGAACAGCCAGCTAATTTGCTGAAATCTCACGTAGTCAAAACTCCCCGTTCTGTTTACAAAGCTACACCTGGACGGCAACAATATCGTCCTGATCAAAAAAGCCCTATTGCTAACTTCTTTCTCACAGGCGATTACACAATGCAACGTTACTTAGCGAGTATGGAAGGTGCCGTACTTTCTGGTAAGCTGACAGCGCAGGCAATTGTAAGTAGCCAGGAATCAGGAGTGAGAATTGAGGAATTAGATATTAATACTCAGAACTCAGAAGTACAACTAGCTTAA
- a CDS encoding J domain-containing protein, which translates to MQNFRNYYEILGVARDASSEEIKKVYRRLARQYHPDLNPGDKAAEEKFKDIGEAYEILSDTNKRSQYDQFSRFWNQRGFNRAKAARSESFKSWNSRSSNSRSFSEDVDFGQFKDFNSFVDQLLGRRREVKVGVAATERSRVSVNSSDQFRPGTTKTIYTVSPSTNPKNVEAQLTLPLEKAYLGGRERIRLEDGRSLEVDMPAGMISGQRVRLKGQGIAGGDLYLKITLAPHSFFKLEEFDVHCHLPVTPSEAVLGGQIEVPTLDGLVKMTVPPGVASGQRLRLSGKGFPTDNGRRGDQLVEIEIVVPKNISQQERELYEKLLKIQSVNPRLDLL; encoded by the coding sequence ATGCAAAACTTTCGGAACTACTACGAAATTCTAGGCGTTGCTAGAGATGCTTCTAGTGAAGAAATTAAAAAGGTATATCGGCGGTTAGCACGTCAGTATCACCCAGATTTAAATCCTGGGGACAAAGCAGCAGAGGAAAAATTTAAGGATATTGGTGAGGCATATGAAATTCTCTCTGATACCAATAAGCGATCGCAGTACGATCAGTTCAGTCGCTTCTGGAATCAGAGAGGATTTAATCGAGCTAAAGCTGCACGAAGTGAAAGTTTTAAATCTTGGAATAGTCGATCTAGCAATAGCCGTAGTTTTTCTGAAGACGTTGATTTTGGTCAGTTTAAAGACTTTAACAGCTTTGTTGACCAACTCCTAGGGCGTAGGCGGGAAGTCAAGGTAGGAGTAGCCGCGACAGAACGCTCTCGTGTATCAGTTAACTCATCCGATCAATTTCGTCCTGGTACAACAAAAACAATTTATACAGTCAGCCCTAGCACTAATCCTAAAAATGTAGAAGCTCAACTAACCTTGCCCTTAGAAAAAGCTTATCTTGGAGGCAGAGAGCGAATTCGCTTAGAAGACGGGCGCTCTCTTGAAGTTGATATGCCAGCAGGAATGATCAGTGGTCAGCGTGTAAGATTAAAAGGTCAAGGCATTGCTGGTGGAGATTTGTATTTAAAAATTACCTTAGCTCCCCATTCATTCTTTAAGCTAGAAGAATTTGACGTTCATTGTCATCTACCTGTTACACCAAGCGAGGCAGTTTTAGGCGGACAAATAGAAGTGCCTACTCTTGATGGTCTTGTAAAAATGACTGTTCCACCTGGAGTAGCATCTGGTCAAAGATTGCGTCTTTCTGGTAAAGGCTTTCCCACTGACAATGGTAGGCGAGGAGATCAGTTGGTAGAAATCGAAATTGTAGTTCCCAAAAATATCAGTCAGCAGGAACGAGAACTATACGAAAAACTGCTCAAAATTCAAAGTGTTAATCCTCGCCTAGATTTACTCTGA
- the dnaK gene encoding molecular chaperone DnaK: MGKVVGIDLGTTNSVVAVMEGGKPVVIANSEGMRTTPSVVGFNKDGERIVGQMARRQGISNPQNTFYAVKRFMGRKYAELSPQSKQVSYTIRKDEEGNIKIKCPRLKKEFAPEEISAMILRKLADEASRYLGQPVTGAVITVPAYFNDSQRQATRDAGRIAGLEVMRILNEPTAASLAYGLDKQDNQTILVFDLGGGTFDVSILDVGDGVFEVKATSGDTQLGGNDFDKKIVDWLAEQFLETEGVDLRRDRQALQRLTEAAEKAKIELSGVTVTDINLPFITATEDGPKHLETRLTRAQFEDFCGDLISRLRTPVKRALSDARMTPAQIDEVVLVGGSTRIPLVQQLVRSLIDQQPNQNVNPDEVVGVGAAIQAAILAGDVNDVLLLDVTPLSLGLETIGGVMKKLIPRNTQIPARRADVFSTAQNNQTLVEIHALQGEREMAADNKSLGRFKLTGIPPAPRGVPQIQVSFDIDANGILQVTALDRTTGREQSITIQGSSTLSEAEVNRMIRESEQFAQTDRQRRERVDKRNRAEGLALQGERQLKEVALEFGMQFASSQRRKIEALIQELRDSIARDDDRRIDRSQSDLQDALYELNREVRLLSSEDEDDFFGSIRRTFTGESDPVVRDYEQPYSGRIRSTSNDSEDYRAGSVGSGRSRQENRGYTTRSTRTTRMEDDWDDDDDDWL, encoded by the coding sequence ATGGGAAAAGTAGTCGGCATAGATCTGGGTACCACTAACTCAGTAGTAGCCGTCATGGAGGGCGGAAAGCCAGTCGTGATTGCTAATTCAGAAGGAATGCGGACGACTCCCTCCGTGGTTGGTTTCAATAAAGACGGAGAACGCATAGTTGGGCAGATGGCACGGCGGCAAGGAATCTCCAACCCGCAAAACACATTCTATGCCGTGAAGCGCTTTATGGGTCGCAAATATGCTGAACTCAGCCCACAGTCAAAGCAAGTCTCTTATACTATCCGTAAAGATGAAGAAGGCAATATAAAAATTAAATGCCCTAGGCTGAAGAAAGAATTTGCCCCAGAAGAAATCTCAGCAATGATACTGCGAAAACTGGCAGACGAAGCTAGTCGCTACTTAGGGCAGCCAGTCACAGGGGCCGTAATTACAGTTCCTGCGTATTTTAACGACTCCCAGAGGCAAGCAACGCGAGATGCTGGTAGGATCGCAGGACTAGAGGTTATGCGAATTCTTAATGAGCCAACGGCGGCATCTTTAGCTTATGGATTAGACAAACAGGATAATCAAACCATCCTGGTGTTTGATCTCGGAGGTGGCACATTTGATGTCTCTATCCTAGATGTCGGTGATGGAGTATTTGAGGTCAAAGCTACCAGTGGCGATACTCAGCTAGGTGGTAACGATTTTGATAAAAAAATTGTTGACTGGCTAGCAGAGCAGTTTTTAGAAACGGAAGGGGTAGATTTGAGGCGCGATCGCCAAGCTTTACAAAGGCTCACAGAAGCAGCAGAAAAAGCTAAAATTGAGCTTTCTGGTGTTACCGTCACTGATATTAACTTACCATTTATCACCGCAACAGAAGATGGCCCAAAACATCTAGAAACTCGGCTAACTAGGGCGCAGTTTGAAGATTTTTGTGGCGATTTAATCAGTAGGTTACGCACTCCAGTCAAGCGCGCATTATCAGATGCACGTATGACACCTGCTCAAATTGATGAGGTAGTTTTAGTAGGTGGTTCTACTCGCATCCCCTTAGTACAACAGTTGGTTCGCAGCTTAATTGATCAACAACCGAATCAAAATGTTAATCCTGATGAAGTTGTAGGTGTGGGTGCTGCTATTCAAGCAGCAATATTAGCTGGTGATGTCAATGATGTGCTACTACTGGATGTCACACCTTTATCATTAGGGCTGGAAACGATTGGTGGTGTAATGAAAAAGCTTATACCCCGCAACACACAAATTCCAGCACGTCGCGCTGATGTTTTTTCCACTGCACAAAATAATCAGACTTTGGTGGAAATTCACGCCCTCCAAGGCGAGCGCGAAATGGCAGCAGATAATAAGTCATTGGGGCGGTTTAAGCTCACTGGTATTCCACCTGCACCGCGAGGTGTACCTCAAATACAGGTTTCTTTTGATATTGACGCTAATGGGATTTTACAAGTAACTGCCTTAGACAGAACTACAGGTAGGGAACAGAGTATTACAATCCAAGGATCTTCTACCTTGAGCGAGGCAGAAGTTAACCGGATGATTCGTGAATCTGAACAATTTGCCCAAACTGACCGCCAGCGCCGAGAAAGAGTAGATAAACGCAACCGCGCCGAGGGGCTAGCTCTGCAAGGGGAACGGCAACTTAAAGAAGTGGCACTAGAATTCGGGATGCAATTTGCTAGTAGTCAGCGTCGTAAAATTGAAGCTTTAATTCAGGAATTGCGTGATAGTATCGCTCGCGATGATGATCGGCGCATTGACCGCTCACAGTCCGATTTACAGGACGCGCTCTACGAACTAAACCGAGAGGTACGCTTACTATCTAGTGAAGATGAAGATGACTTTTTTGGGTCTATCCGTCGTACTTTCACAGGAGAAAGCGATCCCGTGGTACGTGACTACGAGCAACCGTATTCTGGGCGTATACGTAGTACATCAAATGATAGTGAGGATTACCGTGCTGGCAGCGTTGGTTCTGGTCGATCTCGTCAAGAAAATCGAGGTTATACCACGCGTAGTACGCGCACAACCAGAATGGAGGATGATTGGGATGATGATGACGATGACTGGCTCTAA